GCCTGGCAGTAATCTCCACTGCCCTTCAGAAACTCCATAAATGTGTGACCGAGAACACCACAGAACTGctgtttaaaagagagaaaacgtTGTTTTCAATTCAAAAGGAACATGTTATGTTTTTACATTATTTAAGTGCATAGCTATCTTTTCAAATTCAGGCCCAAGCTAACTTTTTAACTTTCACTTGAACTACAAAAATACAAGGGTGACTACAGATTCAGTCAATAAGCAAAGATTACTTTAAATTGAAATTACTGATCTAATACAAATACCGCTCAAAGAGTATCAAGGTTACAGTTGGTGAATATTCCTTATATACATTCTTCTATTAACTACTTCTTTTAATACTTGGCTATTTGCTTTACACTGTTATAAACTATTGTGCACAACTttctatattgatttttccaactGCCAAAATGTTTTTACATATTACAAAAATTCACTATATTGGTCAATAcattaagagaagaaaagaaactggtTTTCAAAATGCTACCATATATACTGTCCCATTCATTCCTTCACAACCTATTAACTTAGTGTTTCCCGTTAACAGTTACCCCTCATCAGAGTCTCTGGAAGTTGAAATATAAGCAcactacatacacatacatacaacttCCATTTATAACTATAAAAAAGATGTTCATAACTGCAATactcttgtattttaaaattaaaaattaaaaatttcactaACCCCGTCTTAAACTGAAACCAATCCAAAGAaaagtgttgtttagtcactaaattgtgtctgactctgcagccccactgactagtccatcaggctcctctctccatgtgattttacagacaagaataccagtGTGTGTTGCCACTTCCTGGGGTGGTAATCAAGGGGAACTGGCAGTGGGGTGGTGTGAATCACCTTACATTTTGTCCATAAGTCTCAAAAAGCAAGTTAACTGTTACCAATTATACTTTTCCCAAGTTCCCcttaaagacctaaatgaatTTTATGCTAGCATCAAACATAATATGAATGTTCACAACATATTTTCAGAATATACATAGGAAAAGCACTGATGTTGACATTAATCTTCTTCCAAGTGGTTTATAAGGAACTTGTGTGGTGGAAAGTAAACAGGACTGAAAAAATATTAGTAACAGGTTAACAAGAGGACTAAGAGCCAGTCACCGCCTCAAACACTTTACAGGTATTCTCGGGGATAAATTACCTAATAAAATCTTTATACTACTTCCTTAGAATGAACAGTTTATTCTGGCACCTTTCCAATGACAGTGAATGAAAGTAATCTGCAAAGCCGTTAAGGTCAAGGGCTCTTATCTCAGTATTCTGATCTCCAAGTGCTACCCTCTTTCAATTGAAAGCTGTTTTATAGAGACAGTATTGCACACCACTGATTTCCATATTTAAGAGCTAAAATTCCCATTACTGCTGAGTCTGGCCATATCTTTTCCAAGTAGGCTATTTAAGGAGAAATCACAGAAAGAAATGGCGGCAATGTTTGCGCAGAAATTTGTCATATTGCAGAGTCAAAGCAATATCTCTCTGTAACTATTTGACAAATGGTTAATTGGAGAATTTGTTCCACAACTTACACTTTATATAATGCCCCTGGAATAATCCATGTATAAAATGCTGCTTACTCCTGAAAATGATCTAGcattcctgccttcaattttttcacTGCCATCAcacaaaaattcatataaaaaggGTCACAGGATGGGAATTTCCTAAcggttcagtggttagggctaCGCGCTCTCACTGTGCTGTGTGTTTAgccgctctgttgtgtccgactctttgcgaccccaaggaccatTTGCcagccatgttcctctgtccatggggattctccaagcaaaaacaccggagtgggttgccatgccctccacctccaggggaacttcccaacacaggtctcctgcattgcaggcggattctttacagtccaagccaccagggaagccagaaaatactggagtgggtaacctatccttctccaggggatcttcccgacccgggaatcaaactgAGGATCcgcgttgcaggaggattctttactagctgagttaccagggaagctctgcgctctcactgccaagggttcaacccctgatcgggaaactaagatcccacaaggatCTCCTTAAGGCCAAAAAAAGAAGGCTCATAATCTGGATCTCAAGAAATCAACGGTGCCAGACCACTGTGCAAACACCTTTGTACTCGTGTAATACTAGAGAGTTCCACGGGCGGGAGCTCAACCTCATTGTGGTCTGGTTGGCCATGGTACCACAAACTGGCCAGAGGCAACAACACGAGTTTCAAGAACAACCCGAAGGGCCCAGATTACAGAGCTCCGTGAGTCGCTCGGGGTCGGAGCGGAGCGTGCCAGCCGCTCCCACGGCTCTAAGGCTGGCCGCTCCTCGCCGGCTGGCCCGCCCCGCTCCGGGGCGGCGACAAGCCCGGACTTGCTCCCGCCGcccgggcggggcgggcggcTCACCTGGCGGGGCCGCGCGGCCTGGATCACGGGTCCGCGCCGCGCCTTCAGTCCGGCGCCGGCGCCGAGGCCATTTTGTCCGAGCGCCGGTCGCGGCCGCGGAGCGCAGGATGGCCGCACAGGCCCAGTCCCGCCGGCCCGAGCCGGCGTCCCGGCCCGGTCCGCGAGCGCCGCTTCGCCCGCCCGCCGGGTCCGGGGGCGCGCCCGCAGCACTGACGCGCAGCCCGCGCCCCGCCCGGGCCACGTCTCCGCTGCCGGGCCCCGCGGCAAACAAAGGGGCCTGGGGCGCCGACCGGCCTGCCGGACGTCAGGTCCGGCGACAGTCACAAAGCGGCTTCTGTGCCGCCGGGCGCCCCGCCCGCCGCCGGGCCTCGGGCAGGGAATCGGGCGGGCGCCGGGCTGCTAACAAAGGCGGCGGCGCGGGGCGTGCGTACTCACAGGAATATGTCTACTCATTGAAGATTGTGGCCTAACCATACAGCCGGTcccgaggcggcggcggcggcggcggcggggcagAGGCGGTGGCGGGCGTcgtgcggcggcggcggcttcGCGGGCGGCGGCGGCACCGGAGTCGGTTCTGCAGTGAGCGGCCCGGGGAAGAGCGCGCAGCCTCGCCGCCCGCAGCCCAGGCAGCCAATGTGCGCGCCGCGGCGCCCTTGCGTCATATACGTGGCGTGACGTGCGCGCACCGGTGACCAATCGCAGCCAGGCTCTAGGCCGAGCGCCGGCGACAGGGGCGGAAGTTCGGCCCCGGGGACGTCGCGGCGCGGCGGCGGCTACCGGCGTGAGCCGGTTGGTGAATGGCGGCCGCCGCCGTCGGAGAGCTGGCCGGCGGGGGTGGGGCGTAGAGGTCCGAGAAGGGTGCGGGAGGGAGACTGGGAGCTGGAGGGGAGGCCGGGAGCGGGAGGAGACTCTCAACCGCCTCACTAAAACCCCAGAGGGATGAGGACAGCCTCGTCACCGGAGCAGGCCTGAAGCTGGCCTCGGCTCAGCACGCAGTGCCCGCGGGGCTGGCACCGAGCCGCAGTCCCGGCCCGGGCTCCTTTTGCCGAGAGTCAGACCACAGTTCCCTCTGCCTGCGGTTTTCACGGGCACCGCGCCCCGAAACCCCCATCGCCAGACAATGGTTCTGCTGGCTCCGCGGCCCTGCCCGCGGGTGAGCCGGAGCGGGCGCTCTCGAGCTGGACGGGCGTGATTCAGCGAGCAGCCCGCAGGAGACGGGAGAATGCCCTGGATGCACAGAAACGCTCATGTTCCCCACAGGCTTCTTTGGTCGCGCCTTGACACGACGCATGCGAGCAACTGCTGTTGGCTCGAGCGTGGCATTTGGAGATCGCACGCGTACTTTGTACCTCTGCTCATTTGACGTGTTGTCACGGATCATGAAAGGTTAGGCAGCGTTCTAAAAATCAATCTTCGGTTTGGTTAAGGATTGATATAATTGTTCGCGTCAAAGCTAAAGCTTTTTGTTCGTTTTCAGAACTCTTTCACGCTCTTCGTAATTGAGACCCATTAAGAAGTAAAGCCTTATCACTATTGTTCTGTTACACAAGGGCAGCTCTGTCACTTATAATCTGAAAactttttcctctgctttctagGAGTAAACCGGAGTTTTACCTGCTTTGAAGAACTTGGTTTTCTACTAACATTGAGGCcttttgtttgctgttttcaTTGAGCATAGATTGGAGAGGTTTTAGGgatcaaatttttttcttagtgtaCAGACGCATTTTAGAATTTATTAGAGCGTCTACTTAGAAACTCTGCTTGCATAGTTATTCAACTTTTTAATAAACACATACTCTATAAATAAAGTAAGTGCTTTCAATAAAGAGATTTGGGTCAGGCAAGGTTTTAGAGGAACCAAAATCAAATTGTCTTCatttaaagaaattgcctgcctTGGAAACTTTTGACTCTAAGTCAGGAAAAATCAAAGATCTTGAGAAATAATGCCCTTTcgtttcataaaaatttaaaacttttatatggcaaaaggcatttgacaaacgTAAATTATTTAATGGCCCACTGAAATTATTGGCGATGTATCATGGGCAGAGTTAACACCATAGTGATTAAAATACTTAAGCGACATTTCCAAGAGTGTGGTTAAAAAACACGGTCAGTCGGCGACTCTCCATCCAAAAGTTTATCCGCACAGTGACTACTTGGAAGAGTGAGAGCTTTTAAACAACTGAATTTGGTTGGATGATACATAAATTTAGCCAAGCAGAGCCAAATCAGTATTAACCAGTATTCTTGTAGAACTTGTGATACAAGTTGAGCCTTGTGAGCCAGATCCTGTAATTAATTATCACAGGCAGTGCTGACACGAAATATCCAGTTAGCTGTTGCTCATCAAGCTCTAAAAGCTGGGCTCAGACTCACAAGTGGACTAATCAGCTTTGGGGGGGGGATTGGTGAGGGTGTGGTCTTGACCTCTCCTATGCGGTGCCACCTTATTCTACTTTGAAAAGACACAAATGAGAAGCTAGATGTTTTTGcccttaagaaaaaaacaaaacttgaaataagatatattaataaatgtgatCTTGCTTACCAGCTCACTGAGTTTTCTCAGGGTAGTCATGGGCCTGCCACTTTGGCAGCTGCCATGGTTATATGTGTCCTGTGGTGTTATGGTTCACTGCTAAGCATGTGTGCTATACTGAGCCCAGTAGTTTTAAGCTGCTGATTAAAACTACTTAAGAGACCAGTGGTCCATCCTGTCATTGATTAGGAGGCTCCTGTGGTCAGAGTACTACTCACCTACCTGTATAGATTTGCACTTGGAACGTCAGCACCCGAACTTGTTAAAGCAGTGTTCAGACTGAGCGAACAGGCTTGCAAATAGTGGTCCAGACATCCAGAAGTAAGGTAATACCTCTGAAAAGGCAATGCTCCAGAAAGAAGCCATAAGATGGAGGACTTCTCCTCCAGCTGAACAGAATGCCCATGTAGCAGTTATTAATACTTTTCTCAGCAAAACATGTGTCCTTGAACTCATCATGGTGGGTGGGACTTCGTCAGCATGTTTAAAACGCTAACGCCAACATTTGGGAGGTAAAGGAGACTAAGGGCCTGAGCAAAAGCCTTACGGAGGATGAAACACTGCGGAAAACTACAAGTGAGCAAAAGCGAGAGGAGCAGAGGGTTGTTTACAGGACGGCAGGTCTGGAAAGGAGTCATTGATTCCACTTATACCAGATATATAAAAATTAGAGGAGTTCAactcttctttcttcttggaTTTATTAGGGTCATGAATGGTGGATTGAGGCTGTAATGaagtctgattaaaaaaaaataaagcaagagtaTTGCCATTGCAATGATAGATCAAATGTGATGACAACAACCTAGAAAAATTACTATATTGAAAGGTATGATGATGTACCAAGTATATTTAACAGAGGCAAGTATCCTTGTGGATGTCTGGATACCAGTAAAGAGGGCAATCTTAAGTATATCCTCAAACTTAAAAAGTGTCCTAAAAGTTCAGGGATACAACCATGGCTCCTGTTAACATTGTaacagtttattttcctttttttctgttatagAACAGCctgttttatatgtaaaatgaatcTTCTTatgtaatttgttttaaaaaatgttaaaaatggatAGTATACTTAAATTTCTGTGCACATATAATTTTCAGTGTGTGAATGTTGTTTAAAGCATGCTCTGTGTTAAAAAGTGACAGTGTTCTTCCCCTAAGTTATTGACTTAaagttttgttgtctttttaatagctatatattttgtgtatttattatttttaattgaggtatgattgacatataTTAGCTTCAAGTATAtgaaatgattcaatatttgtatttcACAAAATAAGTCTCATATTTAAAGTATGATTTTTCTTGGGATGAGGATTTCAAGTCTTTTAAATATGCTAGATAAATAATAACCAAACAACAGTGATGCATCATCATTTCTATGCAATTTTTAGTCACAGAAATTTCCGGCAGGCAATTAAGCTTGTTACAAGCCTTTCAAGTTCAAAGTCTGTATAGGCTAGTTCCTATACTTGGGCTATTATGTTTTGACCCAGTCAGACATGGAAACTGTCAGGTGATtgctaaaaatgtaaatatgtttaGATAAAAGAATCCTGCTGGATCAGAAATGAACGTTTTATTAAGTCATCAAGGCCAATCATTAGAGgtattttttctctgtaaaattgACTTAAGGcagttttaaaaaaaccttttaaaactattttaagaaatagttCTCTTTAATAAATCTCTATTATGTCTATATTCTGCCCTTTTATGTCTAACTTTAATCAACTTGAGTACAGACACTCAAGTTACTTAGGTAAGTCTTCAAATCAGATGAAACTGTTTTCACATTTGAAACCCTGCCTCttaatataatgaatatttaCTTCTGTGGAGGTTCAGCATGCATATTCTGATGTGACAgattaataaaaagaatatttctatTTGCCTACTGGAAGGAAGTGTTTTCTTGGGATACTGAATAAAGGACTTACTGTGAACCTATAACTCTTCATAGCATCTTCGTACCATGTCAttcttatgactgattcacatacTGGTATCTGGACTAACCTAAGAATATTCCTCTTATGTTTAGATTATTTGGGAGTTTTTGGAAATCAGGAGGACCACAGTCTCCATGTAACTGTTTAGGACATATTAAATTATGCCACAGTCTGAAGTGAGGCAAAAATAGCTTAGAAAAGGAGAATTTAATTTGGCCAGAGAAAAGGAATGGAgtgtaaataaatcttaaaaggtTTGTTATGCATGTTATGGCAAAACTGTCCCTTGACAGGCTTAATTTAAAGAGTTGGCATTTGGAGTGCAGATAATCCAGGCAGACACTGACTCAAGCAGCATTACTAGGGTCAACCTTATGTAAGAAGGAAAATTTCTTCTACTTAAGATAGTTATCGTGTAATGTATTTCTGGAGTCCTCTGATACATTAATACAGTAGATATCCAGTTTATCTGGATATGATTAGGTTACTTTCCCT
This is a stretch of genomic DNA from Odocoileus virginianus isolate 20LAN1187 ecotype Illinois chromosome 19, Ovbor_1.2, whole genome shotgun sequence. It encodes these proteins:
- the LOC139029722 gene encoding uncharacterized protein → MVRPQSSMSRHIPQFCGVLGHTFMEFLKGSGDYCQAQHDLYADK